One Glycine max cultivar Williams 82 chromosome 4, Glycine_max_v4.0, whole genome shotgun sequence DNA segment encodes these proteins:
- the LOC100809147 gene encoding nucleolar protein dao-5 isoform X2 — MQNALSPSLKALIAEKLLRHSDDDVKIAVASCISEITRITAPEAPYDDDQMKEVFQLIVSSFENLHDKLSQTYPKRISILETVAKVRSCVVMLDLECDVLILEMFQHFLKAIREHHPENVFSSMETIMTLVLEESEDISLDLLSPLLASIKKDNKEVFPIAQKLGERVLESCATKLKPYLVQSVKSLGISVDDYSAVLASICQDTSDDLEKNDTCVTSEHVEDKSESAKQSLEESTHVVKKDSREVTSSQQENPDDVNKSPKSVMSNGVACVGEDNALADSESIKKKEDADCSNHSDGLNTFGHGVHNDLDIEKVDNSKQKTEKATKKQRKKSSSSTKSAKPSKGQVATNEKETEKMLDCESNCKIVHSSPHEDHSVEAAGPSENDKEIDANIMSPKACNDDSEIVASPPSESLCDENHSKKLGQSKKKDDPVKEGTAEDVSKVSASDSEAKPTRRSVKKALGQKSDVKKTSVVDSVKKGSGAANDADAKKHSAKKSDENKKGSGGSSSRQMEYKKKGGRGKANSEADVAKSSDVDKEMVSSPTSGTKSTKDGKSEETPKTNVKRKRTPGKENDSDVKEYGENLVGLRVKVWWPKDHEFYIGVIDSFDSAKKKHKVLYDDGDEETLNLVKEKWKVIEADSDADEEERSDRADLDVSTDMSLKKKGKASAGESTKQGKMDASSKSGGAAASNGSKGASTKSSQKAKDGNKSKGSKANSKSEDKVSRKSKDGTPKSGSSKSIVAAKKMSNKLKNTDTSKTSESKDDDSSKPKPSAKSKHETLKSGKSKQETPKAAISKGKPVKSGGKTDVNGTGKVKSGLLKRKHFENENSDVSAGEIEDSKGKTASSSKAQGSELKSRKRRKT, encoded by the exons ATGCAAAATGCACTCTCTCCATCATTGAAAGCATTGATTGCAGAAAAACTTTTAAGGCACTCAGATGATGATGTCAAAATTGCAGTTGCATCTTGCATCAGTGAAATAACTAGAATCACTGCACCTGAAGCTCCTTATGATGATGATCAAATGAAG GAGGTATTTCAATTAATAGTATCATCATTTGAAAATCTACATGATAAGTTAAGCCAAACATATCCAAAGAGGATCTCAATTCTTGAAACTGTTGCGAAAGTGAGATCATGTGTGGTAATGCTGGACCTTGAATGTGATGTGCTGATTTTGGAGATGTTTCAGCATTTCTTGAAAGCCATAAG GGAACATCATCCAGAAAATGTTTTTTCGTCCATGGAAACAATTATGACCCTTGTTCTAGAGGAAAGCGAAGATATATCCTTAGACCTGCTGTCTCCACTCCTTGCCAGCATTAAGAAAGACAACAAG GAAGTTTTTCCAATAGCCCAGAAATTGGGGGAGAGGGTCCTTGAAAGCTGTGCAACCAAGCTTAAACCCTACTTGGTTCAATCAGTGAAATCATTGGGTATATCTGTGGATGATTATAGTGCAGTACTTGCTTCAATATGCCAAGATACATCTGATGACTTGGAGAAAAATGATACATGTGTTACTAGTGAGCATGTG GAAGATAAGAGTGAGTCAGCAAAACAATCACTGGAGGAGTCAACACAT GTGGTTAAAAAAGATTCAAGGGAAGTTACATCCTCTCAGCAAGAAAATCCCGATGATGTGAATAAATCTCCAAAGTCAGTCATGAGCAATGGTGTTGCATGTGTTGGAGAAGATAATGCTTTAGCTGATTCCGagtccattaaaaaaaaagaggatgcTGATTGTTCTAATCACTCTGATGGTTTGAATACTTTTGGTCATGGGGTGCATAATGATTTGGACATTGAAAAAGTTGACAATagtaaacaaaaaacagaaaaagctACCAAGAAACAACGAAAGAAATCAAGCTCTTCAACTAAATCGGCAAAACCTTCCAAGGGTCAAGTTGCTACTAATGAGAAGGAAACTGAGAAAATGCTCGACTGTGAAAGCAACTGCAAGATAGTTCACAGTTCCCCTCACGAGGACCATTCTGTTGAAGCTGCAGGACCTTCAGAGAATGACAAAGAGATTGATGCTAATATTATGTCGCCAAAGGCATGCAATGATGATTCTGAAATTGTTGCTTCTCCACCAAGTGAGAGCCTCTGTGATGAAAATCATTCCAAGAAACTTGGACaatcaaaaaagaaagatgACCCTGTAAAAGAAGGGACTGCAGAGGATGTTTCAAAGGTGTCAGCTAGTGATTCAGAAGCCAAGCCTACCAGGCGCTCAGTGAAAAAGGCACTTGGTCAGAAGTCTGATGTGAAAAAAACTAGTGTGGTAGATTCAGTTAAAAAAGGAAGTGGGGCTGCAAATGATGCAGATGCGAAAAAACACTCTGCCAAGAAATCTGATGAAAACAAAAAGGGTAGTGGTGGATCCTCTTCAAGGCAGATGGAGTACAAGAAAAAGGGAGGTCGGGGGAAAGCTAACTCTGAAGCAGATGTTGCAAAATCATCGGATGTGGATAAG GAAATGGTTTCTTCTCCGACATCTGGTACAAAATCAACTAAAGATGGAAAGTCAGAGGAGACTCCCAAGACAAATGTGAAAAGGAAACGCACTCCAGGAAAAGAAAAT GACTCTGATGTGAAGGAATATGGTGAAAACCTTGTTGGTCTACGGGTCAAAGTTTGGTGGCCTAAGGATCATGA GTTTTACATAGGTGTTATTGATTCTTTTGATTCTGCCAAAAAGAAGCACAAG GTCTTGTATGATGATGGTGATGAAGAAACATTAAATCTCGTGAAGGAAAAATGGAAGGTCATTGAAGCTGACTCAGATGCAGATGAG GAAGAACGAAGTGATCGTGCAGATCTTGATGTTTCCACTGATAT GTCactgaagaagaaagggaaagcAAGTGCTGGTGAATCAACCAAGCAAGGAAAGATGGATGCTTCTTCCAAAAG CGGTGGAGCAGCAGCATCCAATGGATCAAAGGGTGCATCCACGAAGTCTAGCCAGAAGGCCAAAGATGGCAACAAATCCAAAGGTTCCAAGGCTAATAGCAAATCTGAGGATAAAGTTAGTAGAAAATCTAAGGACGGCACTCCTAAAAGTGGTAGCAGTAAATCTATTGTTGCTGCTAAAAAAAtgagtaataaattaaaaaatacggATACTTCCAAGACAAGTGAATCAAAGGATGATGACAGCAGCAAACCAAAACCCTCTGCCAAGTCTAAGCACGAAACCCTAAAAAGTGGAAAATCCAAGCAAGAAACACCAAAGGCTGCCATTTCCAAAGGAAAACCTGTTAAAAGTGGTGGAAAGACTGATGTTAATGGTACTGGCAAAGTGAAATCTGGTTTATTGAAGAGAAAACATTTTGAGAATGAGAACTCAGATGTTTCAGCAGGAGAGATAGAAGATTCCAAGGGCAAGACTGCAAGTTCATCAAAGGCACAAGGAAGTGAGCTGAAGAGTAGAAAGCGTCGGAAAACCTAG
- the LOC100809147 gene encoding nucleolar protein dao-5 isoform X1, producing MAGADKELEEQLLEAGNKLVDPPSSVEELLALLEQVESCLSRVEQSPTDSMQNALSPSLKALIAEKLLRHSDDDVKIAVASCISEITRITAPEAPYDDDQMKEVFQLIVSSFENLHDKLSQTYPKRISILETVAKVRSCVVMLDLECDVLILEMFQHFLKAIREHHPENVFSSMETIMTLVLEESEDISLDLLSPLLASIKKDNKEVFPIAQKLGERVLESCATKLKPYLVQSVKSLGISVDDYSAVLASICQDTSDDLEKNDTCVTSEHVEDKSESAKQSLEESTHVVKKDSREVTSSQQENPDDVNKSPKSVMSNGVACVGEDNALADSESIKKKEDADCSNHSDGLNTFGHGVHNDLDIEKVDNSKQKTEKATKKQRKKSSSSTKSAKPSKGQVATNEKETEKMLDCESNCKIVHSSPHEDHSVEAAGPSENDKEIDANIMSPKACNDDSEIVASPPSESLCDENHSKKLGQSKKKDDPVKEGTAEDVSKVSASDSEAKPTRRSVKKALGQKSDVKKTSVVDSVKKGSGAANDADAKKHSAKKSDENKKGSGGSSSRQMEYKKKGGRGKANSEADVAKSSDVDKEMVSSPTSGTKSTKDGKSEETPKTNVKRKRTPGKENDSDVKEYGENLVGLRVKVWWPKDHEFYIGVIDSFDSAKKKHKVLYDDGDEETLNLVKEKWKVIEADSDADEEERSDRADLDVSTDMSLKKKGKASAGESTKQGKMDASSKSGGAAASNGSKGASTKSSQKAKDGNKSKGSKANSKSEDKVSRKSKDGTPKSGSSKSIVAAKKMSNKLKNTDTSKTSESKDDDSSKPKPSAKSKHETLKSGKSKQETPKAAISKGKPVKSGGKTDVNGTGKVKSGLLKRKHFENENSDVSAGEIEDSKGKTASSSKAQGSELKSRKRRKT from the exons ATGGCGGGAGCAGATAAAGAATTGGAAGAACAACTTCTCGAAGCCGGTAACAAGCTTGTAGATCCTCCTTCGTCAGTGGAGGAGCTCCTCGCACTCCTAGAA CAAGTAGAGAGTTGCCTGTCAAGGGTTGAACAGTCCCCGACTGACTCTATGCAAAATGCACTCTCTCCATCATTGAAAGCATTGATTGCAGAAAAACTTTTAAGGCACTCAGATGATGATGTCAAAATTGCAGTTGCATCTTGCATCAGTGAAATAACTAGAATCACTGCACCTGAAGCTCCTTATGATGATGATCAAATGAAG GAGGTATTTCAATTAATAGTATCATCATTTGAAAATCTACATGATAAGTTAAGCCAAACATATCCAAAGAGGATCTCAATTCTTGAAACTGTTGCGAAAGTGAGATCATGTGTGGTAATGCTGGACCTTGAATGTGATGTGCTGATTTTGGAGATGTTTCAGCATTTCTTGAAAGCCATAAG GGAACATCATCCAGAAAATGTTTTTTCGTCCATGGAAACAATTATGACCCTTGTTCTAGAGGAAAGCGAAGATATATCCTTAGACCTGCTGTCTCCACTCCTTGCCAGCATTAAGAAAGACAACAAG GAAGTTTTTCCAATAGCCCAGAAATTGGGGGAGAGGGTCCTTGAAAGCTGTGCAACCAAGCTTAAACCCTACTTGGTTCAATCAGTGAAATCATTGGGTATATCTGTGGATGATTATAGTGCAGTACTTGCTTCAATATGCCAAGATACATCTGATGACTTGGAGAAAAATGATACATGTGTTACTAGTGAGCATGTG GAAGATAAGAGTGAGTCAGCAAAACAATCACTGGAGGAGTCAACACAT GTGGTTAAAAAAGATTCAAGGGAAGTTACATCCTCTCAGCAAGAAAATCCCGATGATGTGAATAAATCTCCAAAGTCAGTCATGAGCAATGGTGTTGCATGTGTTGGAGAAGATAATGCTTTAGCTGATTCCGagtccattaaaaaaaaagaggatgcTGATTGTTCTAATCACTCTGATGGTTTGAATACTTTTGGTCATGGGGTGCATAATGATTTGGACATTGAAAAAGTTGACAATagtaaacaaaaaacagaaaaagctACCAAGAAACAACGAAAGAAATCAAGCTCTTCAACTAAATCGGCAAAACCTTCCAAGGGTCAAGTTGCTACTAATGAGAAGGAAACTGAGAAAATGCTCGACTGTGAAAGCAACTGCAAGATAGTTCACAGTTCCCCTCACGAGGACCATTCTGTTGAAGCTGCAGGACCTTCAGAGAATGACAAAGAGATTGATGCTAATATTATGTCGCCAAAGGCATGCAATGATGATTCTGAAATTGTTGCTTCTCCACCAAGTGAGAGCCTCTGTGATGAAAATCATTCCAAGAAACTTGGACaatcaaaaaagaaagatgACCCTGTAAAAGAAGGGACTGCAGAGGATGTTTCAAAGGTGTCAGCTAGTGATTCAGAAGCCAAGCCTACCAGGCGCTCAGTGAAAAAGGCACTTGGTCAGAAGTCTGATGTGAAAAAAACTAGTGTGGTAGATTCAGTTAAAAAAGGAAGTGGGGCTGCAAATGATGCAGATGCGAAAAAACACTCTGCCAAGAAATCTGATGAAAACAAAAAGGGTAGTGGTGGATCCTCTTCAAGGCAGATGGAGTACAAGAAAAAGGGAGGTCGGGGGAAAGCTAACTCTGAAGCAGATGTTGCAAAATCATCGGATGTGGATAAG GAAATGGTTTCTTCTCCGACATCTGGTACAAAATCAACTAAAGATGGAAAGTCAGAGGAGACTCCCAAGACAAATGTGAAAAGGAAACGCACTCCAGGAAAAGAAAAT GACTCTGATGTGAAGGAATATGGTGAAAACCTTGTTGGTCTACGGGTCAAAGTTTGGTGGCCTAAGGATCATGA GTTTTACATAGGTGTTATTGATTCTTTTGATTCTGCCAAAAAGAAGCACAAG GTCTTGTATGATGATGGTGATGAAGAAACATTAAATCTCGTGAAGGAAAAATGGAAGGTCATTGAAGCTGACTCAGATGCAGATGAG GAAGAACGAAGTGATCGTGCAGATCTTGATGTTTCCACTGATAT GTCactgaagaagaaagggaaagcAAGTGCTGGTGAATCAACCAAGCAAGGAAAGATGGATGCTTCTTCCAAAAG CGGTGGAGCAGCAGCATCCAATGGATCAAAGGGTGCATCCACGAAGTCTAGCCAGAAGGCCAAAGATGGCAACAAATCCAAAGGTTCCAAGGCTAATAGCAAATCTGAGGATAAAGTTAGTAGAAAATCTAAGGACGGCACTCCTAAAAGTGGTAGCAGTAAATCTATTGTTGCTGCTAAAAAAAtgagtaataaattaaaaaatacggATACTTCCAAGACAAGTGAATCAAAGGATGATGACAGCAGCAAACCAAAACCCTCTGCCAAGTCTAAGCACGAAACCCTAAAAAGTGGAAAATCCAAGCAAGAAACACCAAAGGCTGCCATTTCCAAAGGAAAACCTGTTAAAAGTGGTGGAAAGACTGATGTTAATGGTACTGGCAAAGTGAAATCTGGTTTATTGAAGAGAAAACATTTTGAGAATGAGAACTCAGATGTTTCAGCAGGAGAGATAGAAGATTCCAAGGGCAAGACTGCAAGTTCATCAAAGGCACAAGGAAGTGAGCTGAAGAGTAGAAAGCGTCGGAAAACCTAG